Proteins from a single region of Candidatus Binatota bacterium:
- a CDS encoding tetratricopeptide repeat protein, translating to GLVAVSVVALSLSAPVAADRLRRDMHAHPWPRVDKPRGAAGQVYRFLAGATGRSVVMAPMGFSELLPALSGKPVVAATERCTLVFSRNAAEAYLRLKDSTEFYLPTTSAGRREQIALRYQAGYVVVPKRLVATGSEDLWLRRTSASSYIAVEATAADRGTGEFPREWTRVLENRDYLVFATGYATEEADGRRLAGGGDDLSSWRKFLELDPDPGPDSAEQAGLQPDSEDTSGGQAVTGLFDERRLLLSANPPSLSSGEADSFNWSGAVSAWEDSAAWVELSLELPEDCVVSGIEIVPLQDGDSRQVFELSSEGHSTRRQALDGLPIALSLEPRRRTRVDLQLAGLLGSSPALSGFRVTGDPESCRPRRAELPRVETGTGELLELAWTFPRNARAGLGLARRLAHEGRTGDARAVLAAALATDPGLASAWVEYGLMLDQQGDFDSAVVAFRRALEVDSNHAWAQGCLSWALFRRGNLPASVYHSARALRLDEGYADAWTLLGMALRSAGARSLAESSLRRAVEEDPGRAWGVLELARLLEDDGRRAEAVHLLDEFVRREPGQNKAARLLRLLRSRLQAGVAVPG from the coding sequence GGGGCTGGTCGCGGTGTCGGTGGTGGCCTTGTCGCTGTCTGCTCCGGTGGCGGCCGATCGGCTGCGCAGGGACATGCACGCCCACCCGTGGCCGCGGGTGGATAAACCGCGAGGTGCTGCTGGGCAGGTCTACCGTTTTCTTGCAGGAGCCACGGGACGCAGCGTAGTGATGGCCCCCATGGGGTTCTCCGAATTGCTGCCCGCGTTGTCGGGCAAGCCGGTGGTCGCTGCCACCGAGCGCTGCACCCTGGTATTTTCGCGCAATGCCGCCGAGGCCTACCTCAGGCTGAAAGATTCGACCGAGTTCTACCTGCCGACGACAAGCGCTGGGCGGCGTGAGCAGATAGCCTTGCGTTACCAAGCCGGCTACGTGGTGGTGCCGAAGCGACTGGTAGCTACAGGCAGCGAAGATCTGTGGCTGCGACGCACGAGTGCCTCCAGTTATATTGCCGTCGAGGCCACTGCGGCCGATCGCGGGACCGGCGAGTTTCCGCGGGAGTGGACACGCGTGCTGGAAAACAGGGACTACCTTGTTTTTGCCACCGGGTACGCGACCGAAGAGGCGGATGGCCGGCGGCTCGCGGGGGGCGGCGATGATCTGTCGTCCTGGCGTAAGTTTCTGGAACTGGATCCGGACCCCGGCCCGGATTCGGCAGAACAAGCCGGCCTTCAACCAGACAGCGAGGACACTTCGGGAGGCCAGGCAGTGACGGGTCTGTTTGATGAGCGCCGACTGCTGCTGAGCGCTAACCCGCCGTCGCTGTCCAGTGGAGAGGCCGACTCGTTCAACTGGAGCGGGGCAGTGTCTGCGTGGGAGGACTCAGCTGCCTGGGTAGAGCTGAGCCTGGAACTGCCCGAGGACTGTGTTGTCAGTGGCATAGAGATCGTTCCTTTGCAGGATGGCGACAGCAGGCAGGTCTTCGAGCTCAGTTCAGAGGGCCACAGCACGAGACGGCAGGCTCTTGATGGCCTGCCTATAGCGCTGTCTCTTGAGCCACGCAGGAGGACGCGAGTTGATCTGCAACTGGCCGGTCTGTTGGGCTCGTCGCCGGCGCTGTCTGGCTTTCGCGTGACTGGCGATCCAGAAAGTTGCAGGCCACGCCGGGCCGAGCTGCCTCGAGTTGAAACTGGCACGGGCGAGTTACTGGAACTGGCGTGGACCTTTCCGCGCAACGCGCGGGCGGGCCTTGGCCTGGCCCGCCGCCTCGCCCACGAGGGGCGCACCGGCGACGCGCGGGCCGTGCTCGCGGCAGCGCTGGCGACTGACCCCGGGCTGGCCAGCGCCTGGGTCGAGTACGGGCTGATGCTCGATCAGCAGGGGGACTTTGATAGCGCGGTAGTCGCGTTTCGCCGAGCTCTCGAGGTGGATTCCAACCACGCCTGGGCGCAGGGCTGCCTGTCCTGGGCCCTTTTTCGCAGGGGTAACCTTCCTGCTTCCGTGTACCATTCGGCTCGCGCGTTGCGCCTGGATGAGGGCTACGCCGACGCTTGGACCTTGCTGGGGATGGCCCTGCGTTCGGCCGGCGCCCGCTCGCTGGCCGAGAGTTCTCTGCGGCGGGCGGTAGAAGAGGACCCCGGCCGTGCCTGGGGCGTGCTGGAACTCGCCCGCCTGCTGGAGGACGACGGTCGCCGGGCCGAAGCTGTGCATCTGCTTGACGAGTTCGTGCGGCGCGAGCCCGGCCAAAACAAGGCTGCGCGGTTGCTGCGACTACTGCGGTCGAGGCTGCAGGCCGGAGTTGCGGTGCCGGGGTGA
- a CDS encoding prepilin-type N-terminal cleavage/methylation domain-containing protein, which produces MKSDFQRGFTLVEMMIAMTIVTLIAASIYGVVSIGARSAGSGERVTEQARRHRVATGLITRQLSSAVAIRLEDEDGESVPYFLGESESVEFVTSAPQRPDSSGMGLVRYWYEDGALLMSEMPAFAVAGANRLGVDLEDYTLTTVLFYDVDRFRVGYLRTSNDIDDWEESWDAADSEELPSVVRFELSSDIPGGPSWTHEIPVYVAAINELHGEGDFRGAKSIKSTLRKKDKDSDKEPDKAKSQSKSSSSSKTGTSGRKTTSTT; this is translated from the coding sequence GTGAAAAGTGATTTTCAGCGCGGGTTTACCCTGGTGGAGATGATGATCGCCATGACCATCGTCACGCTGATAGCTGCGTCCATATACGGGGTGGTGTCCATAGGCGCGCGCTCGGCTGGCTCCGGGGAGCGCGTAACCGAACAGGCCCGCCGTCATCGCGTGGCCACGGGTCTCATCACGCGCCAGCTTTCTTCGGCAGTGGCCATACGGCTGGAGGACGAGGACGGCGAGTCGGTGCCTTATTTCCTCGGCGAGAGCGAGAGCGTGGAGTTTGTTACGTCGGCGCCGCAGCGGCCCGATTCCAGTGGCATGGGCCTGGTGCGCTACTGGTACGAAGACGGCGCGCTGTTGATGTCGGAGATGCCGGCCTTTGCGGTGGCGGGGGCCAACAGGCTGGGTGTCGACCTGGAGGATTACACGCTGACGACAGTGTTGTTTTACGACGTCGACAGGTTTCGTGTGGGCTACCTGCGCACGTCAAATGACATCGATGACTGGGAAGAAAGCTGGGACGCGGCCGATAGCGAGGAGCTACCGTCGGTGGTGCGTTTTGAATTGAGCTCCGATATACCCGGCGGGCCTAGCTGGACGCACGAAATTCCGGTCTACGTGGCCGCCATAAATGAGCTGCACGGAGAAGGTGATTTTCGCGGGGCCAAGTCGATCAAGTCCACGCTGAGAAAGAAAGACAAGGACTCCGACAAGGAGCCCGACAAGGCAAAGTCTCAGTCGAAGTCCTCTTCATCGTCTAAAACCGGCACGTCCGGCCGCAAAACCACGAGCACTACCTGA
- a CDS encoding type II secretion system protein, protein MNRSSRAGSSKGFTLIELVVVMVILAVTAVLVLPSVQGGMRQREVRHSLQRFVASVRRASSRATFERKHESMAVWPLEGKWSVGVPPQEFLYGEGDGTASSGKIFELPEFGRFEEVLGGRVVPGDVVLFDFYPAGGSSGGSVEILYDVGGEQQRWTLSIDPLLSDVRVEAPQG, encoded by the coding sequence TTGAACCGCAGCAGCCGCGCAGGATCGAGCAAGGGGTTTACCCTGATAGAGCTGGTCGTGGTCATGGTTATCCTGGCCGTGACCGCGGTGCTGGTGCTGCCCTCGGTGCAGGGCGGTATGCGGCAGCGCGAAGTGCGACATTCTCTGCAACGCTTTGTCGCCTCGGTTCGCAGGGCTTCGTCGCGCGCCACCTTCGAAAGAAAGCACGAATCGATGGCCGTCTGGCCACTGGAAGGAAAATGGTCGGTGGGGGTGCCCCCGCAGGAGTTCCTGTACGGTGAAGGTGACGGTACGGCGAGCTCCGGCAAGATATTTGAGCTGCCCGAATTCGGGCGCTTCGAAGAAGTGCTCGGCGGCAGGGTCGTGCCGGGGGACGTCGTGTTGTTCGATTTCTATCCGGCGGGTGGTTCGAGCGGTGGCAGCGTCGAGATCCTCTACGACGTGGGGGGCGAGCAACAACGCTGGACTTTGAGCATAGACCCCCTTCTGAGCGATGTCAGGGTGGAGGCCCCGCAGGGATGA
- a CDS encoding ketoacyl-ACP synthase III, with product MSASERNKPTSRILGTAFEVPRTVITNDDLAQVMDTSHEWIEKRSGICERRYVDNGEGSLPLAERAALRALEQAGLEVSDIDLLLCATLTPDVDFPGNSALLQERLGMVGIPAMDIRNQCSGFVYGLSVADLYVSSGGAKNVLLVGAEVHSTGLEFSDRGRGVTVLFGDGAGASVIGPADGDHGLLEITLGAEGRFADKLYTVGVGHRRKPRIDMDVAPPESGYMFALMNGRYVFKHAVERMIESIRAVLERRGLTTADLSIIIPHQANLRINQFVAQELELREDQVVNNIHKYGNTTAATIPILLTETLAAGKIEAGDLVCIVAFGAGFTWGAALYRW from the coding sequence ATGAGTGCTTCGGAACGGAACAAGCCTACCAGTCGTATCCTGGGCACAGCTTTTGAGGTGCCGCGCACGGTCATAACCAACGATGATCTCGCCCAGGTGATGGATACGAGTCACGAGTGGATCGAAAAACGCTCTGGCATCTGTGAGCGGCGCTACGTGGACAATGGCGAGGGCAGCCTGCCGCTGGCCGAACGGGCCGCTCTCAGGGCCCTGGAGCAAGCCGGACTCGAGGTCTCGGATATCGACCTGTTGTTGTGCGCCACCCTGACCCCTGACGTTGATTTTCCCGGTAACTCGGCCCTGCTGCAGGAGCGACTGGGCATGGTAGGAATACCGGCCATGGATATTCGCAACCAGTGCTCTGGTTTCGTTTACGGATTGTCGGTGGCTGACCTCTATGTCAGCAGCGGTGGTGCGAAGAACGTACTGCTGGTGGGGGCCGAGGTTCACTCCACGGGGCTGGAATTTAGCGACCGGGGTCGGGGAGTGACGGTGCTGTTTGGCGATGGTGCGGGAGCGTCGGTCATCGGGCCGGCAGACGGCGACCACGGCCTGCTGGAGATCACCCTGGGTGCGGAGGGTCGCTTTGCCGACAAGTTGTACACCGTCGGGGTTGGTCACCGTCGTAAACCCCGCATCGACATGGATGTGGCACCGCCCGAATCCGGCTACATGTTTGCCCTCATGAACGGGCGCTACGTTTTTAAGCACGCTGTAGAACGCATGATTGAGAGCATAAGGGCGGTGCTCGAGCGGCGGGGACTCACGACAGCGGATCTTTCCATAATTATACCCCACCAGGCCAACCTGAGGATAAACCAGTTTGTGGCCCAGGAGCTCGAGCTGCGCGAAGACCAGGTGGTCAACAACATTCACAAGTATGGCAACACGACCGCGGCAACCATCCCGATTCTGCTCACCGAGACCCTGGCCGCGGGCAAGATCGAGGCAGGCGACCTCGTTTGCATCGTGGCCTTCGGCGCCGGCTTTACCTGGGGCGCTGCGCTGTACCGCTGGTAG
- the gspG gene encoding type II secretion system protein GspG codes for MDLNKKRRAQQGFTMIELLLVMVILGMLAALVGPNLIGQAGKARSKTARVQIASLGTALDTYALDVGRYPSGAEGLQGLRDRPSGLAMWDGPYLAKKVPMDPWGNQYQYQEPSTGGLYTITSFGSDGRAGGEGDAVDITNLD; via the coding sequence ATGGACTTGAATAAAAAACGACGCGCGCAGCAGGGTTTCACCATGATCGAGCTGCTGCTGGTGATGGTAATACTGGGCATGCTGGCGGCCCTGGTCGGGCCCAACCTGATCGGGCAGGCTGGCAAGGCCCGCAGCAAGACGGCCAGGGTGCAGATAGCCAGCCTGGGCACGGCGCTGGATACCTACGCGCTCGACGTTGGCAGGTATCCCAGCGGGGCGGAGGGGTTGCAGGGGCTCAGGGACCGGCCGTCGGGCCTGGCCATGTGGGACGGACCGTACCTGGCCAAGAAGGTCCCGATGGACCCCTGGGGTAACCAGTACCAGTACCAGGAGCCGAGTACGGGGGGTCTCTACACGATCACCTCTTTCGGATCCGACGGCAGGGCAGGTGGCGAGGGCGACGCCGTCGACATCACGAACCTCGACTGA
- the gspD gene encoding type II secretion system protein GspD, which produces MMYTKSSYWIRFSRKTLLVPAAACLLAAVFYAPAALAQKLPGVGDETPGAMEKSRVQVESGELSPAARLGRFVESEYQRKLKQQGGGVVQPVAASVQPVAATVLTAVEDNISSEESDDESVVLNFEGADIREVIFALASSLGINYWIDPRVAGQVTVRTTGRISRGDLMPVFHQVLRNNGFVAVLEGDIHSIVPAEEGRTRVRAGKETDEGGFVMELVKVRHVNAEELVTVLQPFVSPGGDLVAYPRSNLVIITELASRADRLLELLGTFDTDTFGDLTARIYHVEHASLEEVAEELWAVLESYQVSSSGAGVYIIPLLRLNSLAVIAFDPSIFVNVELWLGLLDVPAEGGSIRQVHVYQVENTKAVDLSDILNDIFSDEGGEGSRRRSRSGELAESNAGLGGGLGSSAQSRQAKGGDRRGGSRKGQPGGAPRARTNISGGLGQDSVLERPGALFEQEVRIVADEVTNSLVIIATPRDYGTVESVLRQLDVVPRQVLIEVLIAEISLTDNESSSATQRLLGNASKDSDGNIINDPVIGDMGGSFLDMFGEAVRLTGTLGAGGVAGVFTHFRGSMAVYEATLSSLASEGRLKVLSRPQIMTADNQEASILVGSEVPIITSQVDSNTAVGGSTGTRNEVQYRDTGISLTVLPQVNSQGLVNLSISQEVSKIDKPALQVGSGDDASTVINSPTFITREAETTVVVQSGETVVIAGIIDEQETSSESGVPFIKDLPVLGQFFRSHSKDVKRTELVILITPYVVRDREEARAVSEDYKERVEYLMEDPDLFGPKDRDGSHTVILGG; this is translated from the coding sequence GTGATGTATACTAAATCGTCTTACTGGATACGTTTCTCCCGAAAAACGCTGTTGGTCCCTGCTGCTGCTTGCCTGCTGGCGGCCGTTTTTTATGCACCGGCTGCTTTGGCTCAGAAGCTGCCGGGCGTGGGTGACGAAACGCCGGGGGCTATGGAAAAGAGTCGTGTCCAGGTCGAGAGCGGAGAGCTCAGCCCTGCGGCCAGGCTCGGCCGGTTCGTGGAGTCGGAGTACCAGCGTAAGCTCAAGCAGCAGGGCGGCGGCGTAGTCCAGCCGGTCGCAGCCTCGGTCCAGCCGGTCGCCGCAACTGTTCTCACCGCCGTCGAGGACAATATCAGCTCAGAAGAAAGCGACGACGAATCGGTGGTGCTCAACTTTGAGGGCGCCGACATACGCGAAGTCATCTTCGCCTTGGCCAGCTCATTGGGTATCAACTACTGGATTGATCCACGCGTAGCCGGTCAGGTTACGGTGCGCACCACCGGTCGTATCTCGCGCGGCGACCTCATGCCGGTGTTTCACCAGGTGCTGCGCAACAACGGGTTCGTGGCGGTACTTGAAGGAGACATTCACTCGATAGTGCCGGCTGAAGAAGGACGCACGCGTGTGCGGGCGGGAAAAGAGACCGACGAGGGCGGTTTCGTGATGGAGCTGGTCAAGGTCCGCCACGTCAACGCCGAAGAGTTGGTCACAGTACTGCAGCCCTTCGTGTCGCCCGGCGGCGACCTCGTGGCCTACCCACGCAGCAACCTCGTGATCATTACAGAGTTGGCTTCGCGGGCCGACCGATTGCTCGAGCTGCTGGGCACGTTCGATACCGATACCTTCGGCGATCTGACCGCTCGCATATACCATGTAGAGCACGCTTCGCTCGAAGAAGTGGCCGAGGAGCTCTGGGCTGTGCTGGAGAGCTACCAGGTTTCGAGTTCGGGTGCCGGCGTGTACATCATCCCACTGCTTCGACTCAACTCGCTAGCGGTGATCGCTTTCGACCCGTCGATTTTTGTCAACGTTGAACTGTGGCTTGGCTTGCTCGATGTTCCCGCGGAGGGCGGCTCCATCCGCCAGGTGCACGTCTACCAGGTAGAGAACACCAAGGCTGTCGACTTGTCGGATATTCTCAACGACATTTTTTCTGATGAGGGCGGTGAGGGTAGCAGGCGGCGCTCGCGTTCCGGTGAGCTGGCCGAGTCCAATGCCGGGCTCGGGGGCGGGCTCGGGTCGTCGGCCCAATCGCGGCAGGCCAAGGGCGGGGACCGGCGTGGTGGCTCGCGCAAGGGACAGCCCGGCGGTGCGCCAAGGGCGCGAACCAACATCTCTGGTGGCCTCGGCCAGGATTCTGTCCTCGAACGACCGGGAGCACTGTTCGAGCAGGAAGTCCGCATAGTAGCCGACGAGGTCACCAACTCGCTGGTCATCATAGCTACGCCTCGTGACTACGGCACAGTGGAGAGCGTGCTGCGCCAACTCGACGTTGTGCCACGCCAGGTGCTGATAGAGGTTCTTATCGCCGAGATATCTCTTACCGACAATGAATCTTCTTCGGCTACTCAGAGATTACTCGGTAATGCTAGCAAGGACAGCGATGGCAACATCATAAATGATCCGGTTATCGGTGATATGGGGGGGAGTTTTCTCGACATGTTCGGCGAGGCGGTCAGGTTAACCGGCACGCTAGGCGCCGGTGGCGTAGCGGGAGTTTTCACCCACTTCAGGGGGAGCATGGCCGTGTATGAAGCTACCTTGTCATCGCTTGCCTCCGAGGGGCGCCTCAAGGTGTTGTCGCGTCCGCAGATCATGACCGCAGACAACCAGGAAGCCAGTATACTCGTGGGTTCTGAGGTGCCCATAATCACCAGCCAGGTCGACTCCAACACGGCGGTCGGCGGATCAACCGGAACCCGTAACGAGGTCCAGTACCGCGACACTGGCATTTCCCTCACCGTACTGCCGCAGGTTAACTCGCAGGGCCTGGTCAACCTCAGTATTTCGCAGGAAGTAAGCAAGATTGACAAACCCGCGCTGCAGGTCGGTTCGGGGGACGACGCGTCGACCGTTATCAACTCTCCCACCTTTATAACCCGAGAGGCAGAGACTACCGTGGTCGTGCAGAGCGGCGAGACAGTGGTTATCGCTGGTATTATCGACGAGCAGGAAACCTCTTCAGAAAGCGGGGTTCCTTTCATCAAGGATCTTCCCGTGCTGGGGCAATTCTTTCGCAGTCACTCCAAAGACGTGAAACGTACGGAACTGGTGATCCTGATTACGCCCTACGTCGTGCGCGACAGGGAAGAAGCCCGCGCGGTTTCCGAGGACTACAAGGAAAGGGTGGAGTACCTCATGGAGGACCCCGACCTGTTTGGCCCGAAAGATCGCGACGGCAGCCACACGGTCATACTGGGCGGCTGA
- a CDS encoding glycosyltransferase: MRGGIAAHSRGLLRELESIGHDTLLVSWRRPYPPGARGYQLIDEDPSALLDVLNPVTWRRAARQLVDQAPDVLVVQWWHPVTAPCLAWVLASCRGAGLGAPVLVVCHNHTPHEYFPGSRPLTRLLLDRADGLLAHSRWVASELGRHYPRAVLRSCPMPVLEDYSSSFPGRDEARNRLGLDNSGVVFLAAGHLRRYKGIELLLTSWARSGLGNQGAVLILAGSNYLPARARRLLLSSLGHSCRLFDHYLNDDELATLLAASDVAVSPCLRASQSGFLPLAEASGLALLASDAGGLAEQLKGGARQELFAAGNPAQLCRALQRAAQTAISSPPGGGWNADRMKKSWQQTVQTLEDELKGLLRRQYTGIAAAGRPGVV, translated from the coding sequence ATGCGCGGTGGTATCGCGGCGCACAGTCGTGGGTTGTTGCGCGAGCTGGAGAGCATCGGGCACGACACGCTGCTTGTCTCCTGGCGTCGACCTTATCCGCCCGGCGCGCGTGGCTACCAGCTCATCGATGAAGATCCTTCGGCCTTACTCGACGTTCTCAACCCGGTGACCTGGAGGAGGGCGGCGAGACAGCTTGTTGATCAGGCTCCGGATGTCCTGGTCGTGCAGTGGTGGCATCCAGTGACTGCTCCCTGCCTCGCCTGGGTCCTGGCCTCTTGTCGCGGCGCTGGCCTCGGCGCGCCCGTGCTGGTCGTTTGCCACAATCACACTCCGCACGAATATTTTCCCGGCAGCCGGCCGCTCACCCGCCTGCTTCTGGATCGGGCCGACGGCTTGCTTGCTCACTCCCGCTGGGTGGCAAGCGAACTCGGGCGGCACTACCCGAGGGCTGTTTTGAGGAGCTGTCCCATGCCGGTGCTGGAAGATTACTCTTCGAGTTTTCCTGGTCGTGACGAAGCCAGGAATAGACTAGGCCTGGACAACAGTGGGGTGGTTTTTCTCGCTGCCGGACATTTGCGCCGCTACAAGGGCATCGAGTTGTTACTTACTTCCTGGGCGCGTTCGGGTCTCGGCAACCAGGGAGCGGTGCTGATTCTTGCGGGCAGCAATTACCTGCCGGCCCGCGCTCGACGTCTGCTGCTGTCGTCGCTCGGCCATTCGTGTCGGTTGTTCGATCATTATCTCAACGACGACGAGCTGGCTACCCTGCTGGCCGCCAGCGACGTGGCCGTGTCTCCCTGCCTGAGGGCGTCTCAGAGTGGCTTTCTCCCCCTGGCCGAGGCCTCGGGGCTGGCCCTGCTGGCGAGCGACGCGGGCGGCCTGGCCGAACAGCTCAAGGGAGGGGCGCGGCAGGAGCTTTTCGCGGCCGGAAATCCAGCCCAACTCTGCCGGGCGCTGCAGAGGGCAGCGCAGACGGCAATTTCCAGTCCCCCCGGGGGAGGCTGGAATGCCGACAGGATGAAGAAAAGCTGGCAACAAACAGTCCAAACCCTTGAGGACGAACTCAAAGGGCTTTTACGGCGGCAGTATACCGGGATAGCTGCAGCCGGACGGCCCGGCGTGGTATAA
- a CDS encoding prepilin-type N-terminal cleavage/methylation domain-containing protein, whose product MIVGRQHAPRPMLRRQQGFTLLEVVIAVSFMAVAMAACMELFSGSLKLAGRASASSEATILASSVMDGVMWKVELDDTEERGSEGRFDWTLSVTGVEAELGAWEGVPREELSDDYELKRVEVTVAWRGVSGDRRVALATTRMQEKY is encoded by the coding sequence ATGATTGTTGGGCGACAACACGCACCGCGTCCCATGCTCCGACGGCAGCAAGGCTTCACGCTGCTCGAAGTGGTGATCGCCGTTTCCTTCATGGCGGTGGCCATGGCCGCGTGCATGGAGCTGTTCTCGGGTAGCCTCAAGCTCGCCGGGCGGGCTTCTGCCAGCAGCGAGGCCACTATACTGGCCTCTTCGGTCATGGACGGAGTGATGTGGAAGGTTGAGCTCGATGACACCGAGGAGCGCGGCAGCGAAGGTCGTTTTGACTGGACTCTTTCGGTGACCGGCGTCGAGGCCGAGCTGGGCGCCTGGGAGGGCGTGCCGCGTGAAGAGCTCAGCGATGATTACGAACTCAAGAGGGTTGAAGTCACAGTTGCCTGGCGAGGCGTTTCGGGCGACCGCCGGGTGGCGCTGGCCACCACGCGCATGCAGGAGAAGTACTGA
- a CDS encoding CarD family transcriptional regulator has product MGAFKVGEKVVYPAHGVAVIEEVKSRTVSGTEARFYSLRILDSDMKIMVPTGKAEGVGLRRVIGKDMITKVYRVLREKRVSVDQATWNRRYREYTEKIKTGSVLEIASVLRDLFMLKGDKELSFGERKMLDTARNLLVKELAVAKANSEEKIMEELNSIFGH; this is encoded by the coding sequence TTGGGAGCATTCAAAGTCGGTGAAAAGGTCGTTTACCCCGCACATGGGGTGGCGGTTATCGAAGAAGTAAAATCCCGGACAGTTTCGGGTACGGAGGCCAGGTTCTACAGCTTACGCATTCTTGATTCAGATATGAAAATAATGGTGCCCACGGGTAAGGCCGAGGGCGTGGGGCTGCGCCGGGTGATAGGCAAGGACATGATCACCAAGGTCTACAGGGTTCTTCGGGAAAAAAGGGTTTCCGTCGATCAGGCCACGTGGAATCGGCGTTATCGCGAGTACACTGAGAAGATCAAGACCGGCTCGGTGCTCGAAATCGCCTCGGTATTGCGGGATCTGTTCATGCTCAAGGGGGACAAGGAATTGTCCTTCGGTGAGCGCAAGATGCTTGATACCGCGCGAAACCTGCTCGTCAAGGAGCTGGCCGTGGCCAAGGCAAACAGCGAAGAGAAGATTATGGAGGAGCTTAACTCAATCTTCGGACACTGA
- a CDS encoding type II secretion system F family protein → MPVYSYQALDQDGQVVEGVIDADTESTVIANLRGQGRRPLSVSLGEIAGKSNGFSLPDLASLLGRDKVRTHDLALFTRELATLLRAGMPLDRSLQSLAGLSESEAMKTIVGDVLQMVREGKTLSFALTERPTVFPPLYVNMVRAGEAGGVLESVLERLADYMETSEKNREEIRSAMTYPAILGFVGSISIIILLTYVLPRFTVIFEDLGAAMPLSTRIVMGASEFIQNWWFMIIIAGVGSWQGFRRWAATPKGRGLIDDWKLRAPMLGDLTRKSQVADFARTLGTMLKSGVPLIQSLEIVREVITNTVISQAVEVVQRDVSEGKGMATTLERSGVFPSLALQMVAVGEETGRLDDMLLVVSEHYDREVGTAITRFMSMLEPAMLMIMGLVTGFIVISMMSAVFSVNELVG, encoded by the coding sequence ATGCCGGTCTATTCTTACCAGGCCCTCGACCAGGACGGACAGGTCGTCGAGGGCGTAATTGACGCCGACACCGAGTCGACGGTGATCGCCAACTTGCGTGGCCAGGGGCGCCGGCCGCTCTCGGTTTCGCTGGGAGAGATCGCGGGCAAGTCCAATGGGTTTTCGCTACCGGATCTCGCGTCGCTTCTGGGCCGCGACAAGGTACGCACACACGACCTCGCGTTGTTTACCCGAGAGCTGGCCACCCTGTTGCGTGCGGGCATGCCGCTGGACCGCAGCCTGCAGAGCCTCGCCGGGCTGAGCGAGAGCGAGGCCATGAAGACAATCGTCGGTGACGTGCTGCAGATGGTCAGGGAGGGCAAAACGCTTTCGTTTGCGCTCACCGAGCGACCCACCGTCTTTCCGCCCCTTTACGTCAACATGGTCCGCGCCGGTGAAGCCGGTGGCGTACTGGAGTCGGTACTCGAGCGCCTGGCCGACTACATGGAAACCTCGGAGAAAAATCGCGAAGAGATTCGTTCGGCTATGACCTACCCGGCTATTCTCGGATTCGTCGGCAGTATTTCGATAATCATCCTGCTCACCTACGTCCTACCCCGCTTCACCGTCATATTTGAAGACCTCGGTGCGGCCATGCCGCTGTCGACCCGCATAGTGATGGGTGCCAGCGAGTTCATACAGAACTGGTGGTTCATGATCATCATCGCGGGGGTGGGGTCCTGGCAGGGGTTCAGGCGCTGGGCCGCTACTCCCAAGGGGCGTGGCCTGATCGACGACTGGAAACTGCGCGCGCCCATGCTCGGCGATCTCACGCGGAAGAGTCAGGTCGCTGATTTTGCGCGCACGCTCGGCACCATGCTCAAGAGTGGTGTGCCGTTGATCCAGTCGCTGGAGATCGTCAGGGAAGTCATCACCAACACCGTCATCAGTCAGGCGGTAGAAGTCGTGCAGCGAGATGTCAGCGAGGGCAAGGGGATGGCCACCACGCTGGAACGAAGTGGCGTCTTTCCGTCGCTCGCACTGCAGATGGTGGCCGTCGGTGAAGAAACAGGGCGGCTCGACGACATGCTCCTGGTCGTCAGCGAACACTACGACCGTGAAGTTGGTACGGCTATAACCAGGTTCATGTCCATGCTTGAGCCGGCGATGCTCATGATCATGGGTCTGGTTACCGGATTCATAGTCATATCCATGATGTCGGCCGTGTTCAGCGTCAACGAGCTGGTGGGCTGA